The Bos indicus x Bos taurus breed Angus x Brahman F1 hybrid chromosome 13, Bos_hybrid_MaternalHap_v2.0, whole genome shotgun sequence genome includes a region encoding these proteins:
- the TFAP2C gene encoding transcription factor AP-2 gamma, with product MLWKITDNVKYEEDCEDRHDASSNGNPRLPHLSSAGQHLYSPAPPLSHTGVAEYQPPPYFPPPYQQLAYSQSADPYSHLGEAYAAAINPLHQPAPTSSQPQAWPGRQSQEGAGLPSHHGRPAGLLPHLSGLDGGAVSARREAYRRSDLLLPHSHALDAAGLAENLGLHDMAHQMEEVQNVDDQHLLLHDQTVIRKGPISMTKNPLSLPCQKELVGAVMNPSEVFCSVPGRLSLLSSTSKYKVTVAEVQRRLSPPECLNASLLGGVLRRAKSKNGGRSLREKLDKIGLNLPAGRRKAAHVTLLTSLVEGEAVHLARDFAYVCEAEFPSKSVAEYLTRPHLGGRNEIATRKNMLLAAQQVCKEFTDLLNQDRTPNGNNRPTPVLETNIQNCLSHFSLITHGFGSQAICAAVSAVQNYIKEALIVIDKSYMNPGDQSPADSSKTLEKLEKHRK from the exons ATGTTGTGGAAAATAACCGATAATGTCAAGTATGAAGAGGACTGCGAG GATCGCCACGACGCGAGCAGCAATGGGAACCCGCGCCTGCCTCACCTCTCCTCCGCCGGGCAGCATCTCTACAGCCCCGCGCCGCCCCTCTCCCATACCGGAGTCGCCGAATACCAGCCGCCCCCCTACTTTCCGCCTCCCTACCAGCAGCTGGCTTACTCTCAGTCGGCCGACCCCTACTCGCACCTTGGAGAGGCGTACGCCGCTGCCATCAATCCCTTGCACCAGCCCGCGCCCACCAGCAGCCAGCCGCAGGCCTGGCCGGGGCGCCAGAGCCAGGAGGGGGCCGGCCTGCCCTCGCACCACGGGCGCCCGGCCGGCCTGTTGCCCCATCTCTCTGGACTGGACGGCGGCGCCGTGAGCGCACGCAGGGAGGCCTACCGACGTTCGGACCTGCTACTGCCGCACTCGCACGCCCTGGACGCCGCGGGCCTGGCCGAGAACCTGGGGCTCCACGACATGGCACACCAGATGGAGGAGGTGCAG aatgtggATGACCAGCACCTACTTCTGCATGATCAGACAGTTATTCGCAAAG GTCCTATTTCCATGACCAAGAACCCCCTGAGTCTCCCGTGTCAGAAGGAGTTGGTGGGGGCTGTGATGAATCCCAGCGAGGTCTTCTGCTCAGTCCCTGGAAGACTGTCCCTCCTCAGCTCTACATCTAAATACAAAGTGACAGTTGCTGAAGTCCAGAGGCGGCTGTCCCCGCCTGAGTGCTTAAATGCCTCATTACTGGGAGGTGTTCTCAGAAG agCCAAGTCTAAAAATGGTGGCCGGTCCTTGCGGGAGAAGTTGGACAAGATTGGGTTGAATCTTCCAGCCGGGAGACGGAAAGCAGCTCATGTCACTCTCCTGACGTCTCTCGTGGAAG GTGAGGCAGTTCATTTGGCTCGGGACTTTGCCTATGTCTGTGAAGCAGAATTTCCTAGTAAATCTGTGGCTGAGTATTTAACCAGACCTCATCTTGGAGGGCGGAATGAGATAGCAACTAGGAAGAACATGCTGCTGGCCGCACA GCAAGTGTGTAAAGAATTCACAGATCTTCTCAATCAAGATCGAACTCCCAACGGGAACAACCGACCCACCCCGGTCCTGGAGACCAACATTCAGAACTGCTTGTCTCATTTCAGCCTGATTACCCACGGCTTTGGCAGCCAGGCCATCTGTGCCGCAGTGTCTGCCGTGCAGAACTACATAAAAGAGGCCCTGATAGTCATAGACAAATCCTACATGAATCCCGGAGACCAGAGTCCAGCCGATTCTAGCAAAACCCTTGAGAAGTTGGAGAAGCACAGGAAGTAA